A genomic window from Triticum urartu cultivar G1812 chromosome 7, Tu2.1, whole genome shotgun sequence includes:
- the LOC125521866 gene encoding ribonuclease E/G-like protein, chloroplastic isoform X6: MDGCNQDAAGEYISHALRGFLAEQGTLTRFSRSGVHAQNGVVERKHHHLLEKVPYGVHFKYNYFVREEKNSSNDIIWRPGPECSLSIPSVSQKNHVILVKDQWMETSVAGISSPSWGSWLMEADSVEDQIAERGKRESIVKAHSVIDMVDGASSVGEHIIMRLWNGTPLDSVSPSISVHDDFAAADKPNAIKVSVNQHEINQPVEEPWVLGPIVSAKNSVAQVKRKKDRRKFLNTEKDSGEITENMPEQDQPVEEPWLFQSWVTANRAGVISKRKVEAKGIMKRLKEFDKPSAASEKDMPASGEPPRVILINSSICSTQRIAVLEDGKLVELLLEPIKNNVHCDSIYLGIITKLVPHMGGAFVDIGILRPSLMSIKQNRDPFVYPQIVKDIKGGSANDSGYNHESLLTYDDDDDDVDDDMADNEFADEENDDDSSTFLAQNVKENEEGLDIVSHSNMKKIDGAEFENVSGWDDEIDDHVEDEYNDDHSPGDRSEICNDIKTLSSIQHALRESNDDTNGCRWSQVRKGTKIMVQVVKEGLGTKGPTLSPFPCLRSRFWILVSRGNKVGVSKKITGIERTRLKGITKLLRPPGFTLTARTVAAGHSWEELNKDLDRLLSTWKGITEHAQSAALAAEEGVEGAIPVMLYRSKGQALSIVQDDFNEKVKRLVVDSPRTYHEVTGYLQEVAPELCNRVDLYEKRTPIFDEYKIEKEIDNILCKRVVLQNGGSLIIEQTEALVSIDVNGGHSMFGQGTSQEKAILDVNLEAAKQIARELRLRDIGGIIVVDFIDMTDDSNKRLIYDEMKKAVEKDRSTVGVSELSKLGLMEITRKRVRPSVTFMISEPCPCCHGIGRVEALDTSFSKIEREICRRLAVSGHNPDPEKPKLWPRFLLRVDHEMCTYLTSGKRTKLGILSSSLKVWVLLKIARGFTRGAFELLPYSDQKDTDEQKELSPESPPPREAGRPRLSVFPIKKWMSRAKRAK; this comes from the exons GTACCATATGGTGTGCATTTCAAGTATAATTATTTTGTTCGAGAGGAAAAAAATTCCTCTAATGACATCATATGGAGGCCTGGACCTGAGTGCTCCTTATCGATACCTTCTGTTAGCCAGAAAAATCATGTCATCCTTGTAAAAGATCAGTGGATGGAAACCAGTGTGGCAGGTATTTCCTCTCCTTCCTGGGGATCATGGCTGATGGAAGCTGATTCTGTTGAAGATCAAATTGCTGAGAGAGGGAAGCGTGAGAGCATTGTGAAAGCCCACTCTGTTATAGATATGGTGGACGGAGCTTCATCTGTAG GTGAGCATATTATAATGAGACTTTGGAATGGCACACCTTTAGATTCAGTCAGTCCATCCATCAGTGTGCATGATGATTTTGCTGCAGCTGATAAACCAAATGCAATTAAAGTAAGTGTAAACCAACATGAGATAAATCAGCCTGTTGAGGAGCCATGGGTTCTTGGACCTATCGTCTCAGCAAAGAACTCCGTTGCACAAGTGAAACGCAAGAAAGACAGAAGGAAGTTTTTGAATACGGAAAAGGATTCAGGTGAAATAACTGAAAACATGCCTGAACAGGATCAGCCTGTGGAGGAGCCATGGTTATTTCAGTCTTGGGTGACAGCAAACAGAGCTGGTGTTATATCAAAACGGAAAGTAGAAGCAAAGGGCATTATGAAAAGGTTAAAAGAATTTGATAAACCCTCAGCAGCTTCTGAGAAGGATATGCCTGCCAGTGGTGAACCACCAAGAGTCATATTAATTAACTCCTCTATCTGCAGTACACAGAGAATTGCAGTATTGGAAGATGGGAAATTAGTTGAACTCTTGCTGGAGCCCATAAAGAACAATGTACATTGTGACAGTATTTATTTAGGTATAATAACAAAACTTGTGCCTCACATGGGAGGTGCTTTTGTCGACATTGGAATTTTGAGACCTTCACTTATGAGCATAAAGCAAAACCGTGATCCATTTGTGTATCCTCAAATTGTCAAGGATATTAAAGGAGGTTCTGCTAATGATTCTGGTTATAACCATGAGAGCCTTCTGACatacgatgatgatgatgatgatgttgatgatgataTGGCTGACAATGAGTTTGCAGATGAAGAAAATGACGATGATTCATCAACATTTCTGGCTCAGAATGTTAAGGAAAATGAAGAAGGCTTGGACATTGTGTCCCATTCTAATATGAAGAAGATTGATGGTGCTGAATTTGAAAATGTCTCTGGTTgggatgatgaaattgatgatcaCGTGGAAGATGAATACAATGATGATCACTCACCAGGAGATCGGTCAGAGATCTGCAATGATATTAAGACATTATCTTCCATTCAGCATGCTTTGAGGGAATCTAACGATGATACAAATGGATGTAGGTGGTCTCAAGTTCGCAAGGGCACAAAAATCATGGTTCAAGTTGTCAAGGAGGGATTGGGCACGAAAGGTCCAACACTGAGTCCCTTTCCATGCTTAAGAAGCCGATTTTGG ATATTGGTCTCTCGTGGCAACAAAGTTGGAGTTTCAAAAAAGATTACTGGGATAGAACGCACCCGGTTGAAGGGCATTACAAAGTTATTACGACCTCCTGGATTTACTCTGACAGCTCGTACAGTTGCCGCTGGCCATTCTTGGGAGGAGTTAAACAAGGACCTTGATCGGTTGTTATCTACCTGGAAAGGAATAACTGAACATGCTCAATCTGCTGCCCTAGCTGCCGAGGAGGGTGTGGAAGGTGCTATTCCTGTTATGTTGTATAGATCAAAGGGCCAGGCTCTATCTATTGTTCAAGATGATTTTAATGAGAAG GTCAAGAGGTTGGTTGTGGATTCTCCTCGCACCTACCATGAG GTTACGGGCTATCTCCAAGAGGTTGCACCTGAGCTCTGCAATCGAGTCGACCTCTACGAGAAAAGAACTCCCATATTCGATGAATATAAGATCGAAAAGGAGATCGACAATATTCTCTGCAAAAG GGTTGTGCTACAGAATGGGGGTTCATTAATTATAGAACAGACTGAAGCTCTAGTTTCCATTGATGTGAATGGTGGCCACAGTATGTTTGGTCAAGGGACGTCGCAGGAGAAGGCTATTTTAGATGTCAATCTTGAAgctgcaaagcaa ATTGCTCGTGAGCTGCGCTTGAGGGATATTGGTGGCATCATTGTTGTTGATTTTATCGACATGACGGACGATT CAAACAAAAGATTAATCTATGATGAAATGAAGAAAGCAGTAGAAAAGGACCGCTCAACCGTTGGTGTTTCAGAATTGTCAAAGCTAGGTTTGATGGAAATAACTAGAAAAAGG GTTCGACCAAGTGTTACTTTCATGATCAGCGAGCCTTGTCCATGTTGCCATGGTATTGGTCGTGTTGAAGCTCTTGATACGTCCTTTTCTAAGATAGAACGTGAAATCTGTCGACGCCTG GCCGTCTCTGGTCATAATCCAGATCCAGAAAAACCAAAATTGTGGCCAAGATTTTTGCTTAGGGTGGACCATGAGATGTGCACGTACTTGACGTCAGGCAAAAGGACTAAATTAGGGATCCTTAGTAGCTCCCTCAAAGTTTGGGTTTTGTTGAAG ATTGCTCGAGGTTTTACACGGGGTGCATTTGAATTGCTACCATATTCTGATCAGAAGGACACGGATGAGCAGAAGGAATTATCACCAGAGTCACCACCTCCAAGGGAAGCAGGAAGACCGAGACTGTCTGTTTTTCCTATAAAGAAATGGATGAGCCGTGCAAAGCGAGCCAAGTGA
- the LOC125521866 gene encoding ribonuclease E/G-like protein, chloroplastic isoform X5: MSERPFHLVHSDVWGPAPFASKGDAAGEYISHALRGFLAEQGTLTRFSRSGVHAQNGVVERKHHHLLEKVPYGVHFKYNYFVREEKNSSNDIIWRPGPECSLSIPSVSQKNHVILVKDQWMETSVAGISSPSWGSWLMEADSVEDQIAERGKRESIVKAHSVIDMVDGASSVGEHIIMRLWNGTPLDSVSPSISVHDDFAAADKPNAIKVSVNQHEINQPVEEPWVLGPIVSAKNSVAQVKRKKDRRKFLNTEKDSGEITENMPEQDQPVEEPWLFQSWVTANRAGVISKRKVEAKGIMKRLKEFDKPSAASEKDMPASGEPPRVILINSSICSTQRIAVLEDGKLVELLLEPIKNNVHCDSIYLGIITKLVPHMGGAFVDIGILRPSLMSIKQNRDPFVYPQIVKDIKGGSANDSGYNHESLLTYDDDDDDVDDDMADNEFADEENDDDSSTFLAQNVKENEEGLDIVSHSNMKKIDGAEFENVSGWDDEIDDHVEDEYNDDHSPGDRSEICNDIKTLSSIQHALRESNDDTNGCRWSQVRKGTKIMVQVVKEGLGTKGPTLSPFPCLRSRFWILVSRGNKVGVSKKITGIERTRLKGITKLLRPPGFTLTARTVAAGHSWEELNKDLDRLLSTWKGITEHAQSAALAAEEGVEGAIPVMLYRSKGQALSIVQDDFNEKVKRLVVDSPRTYHEVTGYLQEVAPELCNRVDLYEKRTPIFDEYKIEKEIDNILCKRVVLQNGGSLIIEQTEALVSIDVNGGHSMFGQGTSQEKAILDVNLEAAKQIARELRLRDIGGIIVVDFIDMTDDSNKRLIYDEMKKAVEKDRSTVGVSELSKLGLMEITRKRVRPSVTFMISEPCPCCHGIGRVEALDTSFSKIEREICRRLAVSGHNPDPEKPKLWPRFLLRVDHEMCTYLTSGKRTKLGILSSSLKVWVLLKIARGFTRGAFELLPYSDQKDTDEQKELSPESPPPREAGRPRLSVFPIKKWMSRAKRAK; this comes from the exons GTACCATATGGTGTGCATTTCAAGTATAATTATTTTGTTCGAGAGGAAAAAAATTCCTCTAATGACATCATATGGAGGCCTGGACCTGAGTGCTCCTTATCGATACCTTCTGTTAGCCAGAAAAATCATGTCATCCTTGTAAAAGATCAGTGGATGGAAACCAGTGTGGCAGGTATTTCCTCTCCTTCCTGGGGATCATGGCTGATGGAAGCTGATTCTGTTGAAGATCAAATTGCTGAGAGAGGGAAGCGTGAGAGCATTGTGAAAGCCCACTCTGTTATAGATATGGTGGACGGAGCTTCATCTGTAG GTGAGCATATTATAATGAGACTTTGGAATGGCACACCTTTAGATTCAGTCAGTCCATCCATCAGTGTGCATGATGATTTTGCTGCAGCTGATAAACCAAATGCAATTAAAGTAAGTGTAAACCAACATGAGATAAATCAGCCTGTTGAGGAGCCATGGGTTCTTGGACCTATCGTCTCAGCAAAGAACTCCGTTGCACAAGTGAAACGCAAGAAAGACAGAAGGAAGTTTTTGAATACGGAAAAGGATTCAGGTGAAATAACTGAAAACATGCCTGAACAGGATCAGCCTGTGGAGGAGCCATGGTTATTTCAGTCTTGGGTGACAGCAAACAGAGCTGGTGTTATATCAAAACGGAAAGTAGAAGCAAAGGGCATTATGAAAAGGTTAAAAGAATTTGATAAACCCTCAGCAGCTTCTGAGAAGGATATGCCTGCCAGTGGTGAACCACCAAGAGTCATATTAATTAACTCCTCTATCTGCAGTACACAGAGAATTGCAGTATTGGAAGATGGGAAATTAGTTGAACTCTTGCTGGAGCCCATAAAGAACAATGTACATTGTGACAGTATTTATTTAGGTATAATAACAAAACTTGTGCCTCACATGGGAGGTGCTTTTGTCGACATTGGAATTTTGAGACCTTCACTTATGAGCATAAAGCAAAACCGTGATCCATTTGTGTATCCTCAAATTGTCAAGGATATTAAAGGAGGTTCTGCTAATGATTCTGGTTATAACCATGAGAGCCTTCTGACatacgatgatgatgatgatgatgttgatgatgataTGGCTGACAATGAGTTTGCAGATGAAGAAAATGACGATGATTCATCAACATTTCTGGCTCAGAATGTTAAGGAAAATGAAGAAGGCTTGGACATTGTGTCCCATTCTAATATGAAGAAGATTGATGGTGCTGAATTTGAAAATGTCTCTGGTTgggatgatgaaattgatgatcaCGTGGAAGATGAATACAATGATGATCACTCACCAGGAGATCGGTCAGAGATCTGCAATGATATTAAGACATTATCTTCCATTCAGCATGCTTTGAGGGAATCTAACGATGATACAAATGGATGTAGGTGGTCTCAAGTTCGCAAGGGCACAAAAATCATGGTTCAAGTTGTCAAGGAGGGATTGGGCACGAAAGGTCCAACACTGAGTCCCTTTCCATGCTTAAGAAGCCGATTTTGG ATATTGGTCTCTCGTGGCAACAAAGTTGGAGTTTCAAAAAAGATTACTGGGATAGAACGCACCCGGTTGAAGGGCATTACAAAGTTATTACGACCTCCTGGATTTACTCTGACAGCTCGTACAGTTGCCGCTGGCCATTCTTGGGAGGAGTTAAACAAGGACCTTGATCGGTTGTTATCTACCTGGAAAGGAATAACTGAACATGCTCAATCTGCTGCCCTAGCTGCCGAGGAGGGTGTGGAAGGTGCTATTCCTGTTATGTTGTATAGATCAAAGGGCCAGGCTCTATCTATTGTTCAAGATGATTTTAATGAGAAG GTCAAGAGGTTGGTTGTGGATTCTCCTCGCACCTACCATGAG GTTACGGGCTATCTCCAAGAGGTTGCACCTGAGCTCTGCAATCGAGTCGACCTCTACGAGAAAAGAACTCCCATATTCGATGAATATAAGATCGAAAAGGAGATCGACAATATTCTCTGCAAAAG GGTTGTGCTACAGAATGGGGGTTCATTAATTATAGAACAGACTGAAGCTCTAGTTTCCATTGATGTGAATGGTGGCCACAGTATGTTTGGTCAAGGGACGTCGCAGGAGAAGGCTATTTTAGATGTCAATCTTGAAgctgcaaagcaa ATTGCTCGTGAGCTGCGCTTGAGGGATATTGGTGGCATCATTGTTGTTGATTTTATCGACATGACGGACGATT CAAACAAAAGATTAATCTATGATGAAATGAAGAAAGCAGTAGAAAAGGACCGCTCAACCGTTGGTGTTTCAGAATTGTCAAAGCTAGGTTTGATGGAAATAACTAGAAAAAGG GTTCGACCAAGTGTTACTTTCATGATCAGCGAGCCTTGTCCATGTTGCCATGGTATTGGTCGTGTTGAAGCTCTTGATACGTCCTTTTCTAAGATAGAACGTGAAATCTGTCGACGCCTG GCCGTCTCTGGTCATAATCCAGATCCAGAAAAACCAAAATTGTGGCCAAGATTTTTGCTTAGGGTGGACCATGAGATGTGCACGTACTTGACGTCAGGCAAAAGGACTAAATTAGGGATCCTTAGTAGCTCCCTCAAAGTTTGGGTTTTGTTGAAG ATTGCTCGAGGTTTTACACGGGGTGCATTTGAATTGCTACCATATTCTGATCAGAAGGACACGGATGAGCAGAAGGAATTATCACCAGAGTCACCACCTCCAAGGGAAGCAGGAAGACCGAGACTGTCTGTTTTTCCTATAAAGAAATGGATGAGCCGTGCAAAGCGAGCCAAGTGA